The genomic segment CAGTTCCATTCGCGCGCCCTGATTGCAGGCGCCTCCTCGGCCTTCCGTCCACCCCCTCTTGACCTTGAAGAACCATGTTCGCATATTTGCCCATCCCTGTCCAGAGGGACAGCGAGCGCGCGTAACGGAACACCAGGAATCCTGAACACGAAGCTTATGCCGTCTTGAAGAATGCAGCCGAGGCCCCTGCGCTGCAGCGTGTCTTCCTGACGTTGTGGTCAGCCGTCTCGGCGCTAGATGCGCGCCCAGGCCTGTTCGATGATGGCGAAGGCTTCGTTGATTTCACTCTCGGTGATGACCAGGGGCGGGCTCACCCGAATCACCTTGCCCGCCAGGGGGCCAAGGAAATGCACGCCGGTGTCGCCAATGCCGTAGTACGCCTCGAGCACGCAGCGGTTGGCGAGTTCGGCGTTCTCGATCTCGACGCCGTAGACGAGCCCTTCGCCGCGAACGGCCTTTACGAACGGGAACCTGCCGGGCCAATCGCGAAGCCGTTTCTCGACGCTTTTCGCGGCTGCGCGGCCTTTATCGACGATATTTTCCTCCTCGAACACGTCGAGCACGGCGCACATGGCGGCACAGGCGCGGGGATTGCCGCTGAACGTATCCGACGCTTCGCCATAGGTCAAGGAGTCGATGAGGTCCGCCCGGCCAACTGCTGCTGCGGCTGGCTCGCCGTTGGCGATGCCCTTGCCAAGGACGACCAGGTCGGGCTGCACCTCGTACGTTTCGTACGCGTACATGTTGCCGGTGCGGCCGTGGCACGCCTGCACCTCGTCGAAGATGAACACAATGTCGTGTTTCTCGCACCAGGCCTGCAGCATCTTGTGATACCACTTGGGGGGGTGGAACGAACCGGCGGCGCCAAGATAGGGTTCGGTTATGAGCAATGAGATCTGGCCTTCGTGTTCTGCGGCGAGCGCATCCAGTTCGCGCTGGTAAAATTCCCGGGGTTTTTCGTCTTTCATAGGAAACGAGATGAACCGCACATTCGGGTTGCGGCTTTCGGCGCCGGTGACGTCGCCCGCGAGGCCCTTCTTCCCGTGGAACCCGTAGCGCGTGGCCAGAATGATCGGGCGGTCCGGATACCGGTGTTGCGCGGCCCACATGGCTTTCTGTATGCCTTCTGACCCGCTTGCGGCCCAGAAAACCTTCTGGGCGTTCGGATTTGTCGCCGCCATGCTTTTGACGAGCCGCTCGGCCGCAACGACCTCGAGCTCAACCACCATGTTGTAAGCGTTGCGAGGCAGGGCCTCGGCGTACTTCCGGCACAATTCCTCGAAGCGCGGATGGTCATGCCCGAGATTCGTCACCAGGACGCCCGACGTGAAATCGACGAGTCTGCGTCCGTCGACCGTCCACAGATAACACCCCTTGGCTTTCTCGACAGTGAGCTGCGAGGGGGTATACGTGCGCTGGCCCCTCCCGATGACGGCGTCCAGCCGCTCGCGGATGGCGTTTGCCTTGGGTTCGCCGTCGTGCTGAATGGATGCGGATATGCCCGCGTGTATCGCCATGTTCTGCCTGCCCTTTCCCGGTAACCGTCAAAATCCTGTAAAAGGCCTCGAAAAAGGCCCTATTTGCTGCCAGAACGGCTGTTCGCGTCAATGGCCATAGTATAATCCCCCCCGCTTCCAAAACCAAGTTGACGGATTGCTTCGCTGTGAGAGGGGAGCGGTCAAGGCCTTCTGTGCCGGCGGTGACGCAGTTGATTGGTACAACGGCGGGCGGGCATCAGATGTAGTACATGTCCGATTCATGCACGTTGTCGATGATATCCTGGACCCGATAGCTCTTCAGCACCTTCGAGACTTCGCAGGCGACGTCTTTCCAGATCGGCGCGACATCCTTGTCCGCGTGGCCCTCAATAGGCTGCAGGTCAATTATGGGACCCTCGATGGCCTCGATGATATCAAGCAGACTGATGTTTCCGGGCGGCCGGCAGAGTATATACCCGCCTTGCGCCCCGCGTACGCTGCGGACAATGCCCGCGCGCTTGAGTTGAATGAGAATGTGCACGAGGTATTTGCCCGGGATGTTGCGCTTGTTGGCGATGGTCAGCGCGGTAACCGGCTGTTCGCTGTTTGCGTTCAGCGCAAGTTCAATTATTGCCCGGCACGCATATTCACACCTCGACGAAATATTCATGCGACTGGCTGCCTTCCCTGTTCTAACCGGCGGGCCGCCAATGTCCCTCTCATGTCCCGGATAAGATGCTCGACGGCGCGCTGATACTCCGGCCTCCCAGAAGTCTTCGCCACGAGATCGTTCGCCAGACAAATCTATCGTAGTAGTTTTAACGCTGGAAGTAAAGAGCATAATGCAGATATGTCTCGCGGCTACTGAGGTCCTGACATCTTATCTGTGCAGGTGGGTAATTTTCTGCGCAGAGGAATATCCCTTATTTCCGCAGTCTTGGGGACACCCCGGTCCGTGCCGCAGATCACGCTGTGGCGCGCAGCAACGCCCGCTGACCAAGGTCTCTAAACCCAGCAATCAGCCAAGGTTGCCCGCGCCACAAAGGGCGCCGGCCCTTCGTCTCTCGCGCTCTTCGAGAGCATGACGGGCGGCGGGCCGGACAGGCGGCCGCCTATACGGTCTTTATGCCGTTCACGAATGCTGCCCGGATGACAGGTTTCCATTGAGGGTGAGACTGGTCGAGGTCGAAAACGATGAGGTTTGCGACGGTCCCGGGTTTCAATGAGCCGAAATCGGCTTTGACGCCCAGTACGGCGGCCGGGATCTCGGAGGCGCATCGAAACGCCTGTTCGAGGGTCATGTCGGTTTCGCGCGTGGCGTTCAGCACGCCCTGCAGCAGCATGAGAGCGCTGCCGGACAGCAGATTCGTGCCGCACAGGTTGATGCGCCCTGAGGGCAGCAACTCGACCATCATTCCTTTGACGCCGCTATGATGCGGATACATCCCTGGTTTTAGACCCGCGATGCTGACCGCGTCCGAGGTGAGAATGACGTTGGCGGGTCCCTTTATGCGGACCATGGTCTTCAACACTTCGGCAGGCAAGTGATGGAGGTCAGCGATGAGCGCCGCGGTCAGACGATCCTCGGCCAATTGGGGCCAGAGCGGGTTGCGGTGCCGATCGAGTTCCGCGGCCAGGCCATTCCCGAGATGCGTGGAGAGGCGCGCCCCCGCGTCAACGGCCTGCGCAATCTCGTCCTGACTGGCATTGTGATGTCCGAGAGCGACGACAACCCCGCGGCTAACCAGTCCTTTGACGAACGGAATGGCTCGCGGGAGCTCGGGCGCGACGGTTGTGTAGAGCACGTTGCCGCCGCTGGCCTTGTTGAGT from the Candidatus Hydrogenedentota bacterium genome contains:
- a CDS encoding aspartate aminotransferase family protein, whose amino-acid sequence is MAIHAGISASIQHDGEPKANAIRERLDAVIGRGQRTYTPSQLTVEKAKGCYLWTVDGRRLVDFTSGVLVTNLGHDHPRFEELCRKYAEALPRNAYNMVVELEVVAAERLVKSMAATNPNAQKVFWAASGSEGIQKAMWAAQHRYPDRPIILATRYGFHGKKGLAGDVTGAESRNPNVRFISFPMKDEKPREFYQRELDALAAEHEGQISLLITEPYLGAAGSFHPPKWYHKMLQAWCEKHDIVFIFDEVQACHGRTGNMYAYETYEVQPDLVVLGKGIANGEPAAAAVGRADLIDSLTYGEASDTFSGNPRACAAMCAVLDVFEEENIVDKGRAAAKSVEKRLRDWPGRFPFVKAVRGEGLVYGVEIENAELANRCVLEAYYGIGDTGVHFLGPLAGKVIRVSPPLVITESEINEAFAIIEQAWARI
- a CDS encoding Rrf2 family transcriptional regulator — translated: MNISSRCEYACRAIIELALNANSEQPVTALTIANKRNIPGKYLVHILIQLKRAGIVRSVRGAQGGYILCRPPGNISLLDIIEAIEGPIIDLQPIEGHADKDVAPIWKDVACEVSKVLKSYRVQDIIDNVHESDMYYI
- a CDS encoding amidohydrolase family protein, yielding MSDASEAVTVCGLPVGSGRPVHITVRNGIIEAVTQGGGYGRTDYGSRSSIIGPTLFDIQVNGGNGINLQGPMTKPEDLHGLTRFLASWGVSKWVPTLTTNSLKNMEHGCRVMAEALQDEEVARAVPGIHLEGPFLSPLDGPRGAHAKRYIREPSLRDFDKLNKASGGNVLYTTVAPELPRAIPFVKGLVSRGVVVALGHHNASQDEIAQAVDAGARLSTHLGNGLAAELDRHRNPLWPQLAEDRLTAALIADLHHLPAEVLKTMVRIKGPANVILTSDAVSIAGLKPGMYPHHSGVKGMMVELLPSGRINLCGTNLLSGSALMLLQGVLNATRETDMTLEQAFRCASEIPAAVLGVKADFGSLKPGTVANLIVFDLDQSHPQWKPVIRAAFVNGIKTV